A genomic window from Cloacibacillus evryensis DSM 19522 includes:
- a CDS encoding glutamine--tRNA ligase/YqeY domain fusion protein, with product MASENKNQNFIEEIITKDLENGTVKGVITRFPPEPNGYLHIGHAKSICLNFGMAEQFGGKCNLRFDDTNPAKEETEYVEAIMADVKWLGFDWAELRYASDYFEQFYEWALELIRAGKAYVDDQNADEIRANRGTLTRPGVDSPYRNRGVEENLALFAKMTAGEFEEGSHVLRAKIDMASSNLNLRDPVIYRILKREHHRTGAKWCVYPMYDFAHGYEDAIEGVTHSICTLEFQDHRPLYDWFIANVDVPHVPHQYEFARLNLTYTVMSKRKLLELVSLGIVDGWDDPRMPTISGFRRRGYTASAIRRFCREIGVAKADSMVEVELLQHCLREELNKTARRGMAVLKPLKVVLENWPEGFVDELPAENNPEDAGAGSRTVKIGKELYIERDDFMEEPVKGFFRLSPGKEVRLKHAYIIRCNEAVKDAAGNVTELRCSVDMESRGGDAPDGRKIKGTLHWVWAGDAVKAKVNLYGHLFTLRNMNDMEEGKDYKDYLDPQSLVVAEEALVEPSLAQAAPLDKFQFLRHGYFCADNVTTPERPVFNLTVSLKDSWGREQKKQ from the coding sequence ATGGCTTCAGAAAACAAAAACCAGAATTTTATCGAAGAGATAATAACCAAAGACCTCGAAAACGGCACGGTCAAAGGGGTGATCACGAGATTCCCTCCCGAGCCCAACGGTTATCTCCATATCGGGCACGCGAAATCCATCTGTCTCAACTTTGGCATGGCGGAACAATTTGGCGGAAAATGCAATCTCCGCTTCGACGACACGAATCCCGCGAAGGAGGAGACGGAGTATGTCGAGGCGATCATGGCGGACGTCAAATGGCTCGGCTTTGACTGGGCGGAGCTGCGTTATGCCTCCGACTATTTCGAGCAGTTCTATGAGTGGGCGCTGGAGCTCATCAGGGCCGGAAAAGCTTATGTTGACGATCAGAACGCGGACGAGATCCGCGCGAACCGCGGAACGCTGACGAGGCCCGGCGTCGATTCGCCCTACAGGAACCGCGGCGTCGAGGAGAATCTCGCGCTTTTCGCGAAGATGACCGCGGGGGAATTTGAAGAGGGCAGCCACGTCCTGCGGGCGAAGATCGACATGGCAAGCAGCAACCTCAACCTGCGCGACCCCGTCATCTACCGCATACTCAAGCGCGAACACCACCGTACCGGCGCCAAATGGTGCGTCTACCCGATGTATGATTTCGCGCATGGCTATGAAGACGCCATCGAAGGGGTCACCCATTCGATCTGCACGCTTGAATTTCAAGATCACCGCCCTCTTTACGACTGGTTCATCGCCAACGTGGATGTTCCCCATGTGCCGCATCAGTATGAATTCGCGCGCCTCAACCTTACCTATACGGTGATGAGCAAACGCAAACTGCTGGAGCTTGTATCGCTCGGCATCGTCGACGGATGGGACGATCCCCGTATGCCGACTATATCCGGCTTTCGCCGCCGCGGCTACACCGCTTCCGCCATCCGCCGCTTCTGCCGTGAGATCGGCGTCGCGAAGGCCGACAGCATGGTAGAGGTCGAACTTTTGCAGCATTGCCTCCGCGAAGAGCTCAATAAGACGGCGCGGCGCGGTATGGCCGTGCTCAAGCCGCTTAAAGTGGTGCTCGAAAACTGGCCCGAGGGCTTTGTTGACGAGCTTCCAGCCGAGAACAACCCCGAGGATGCCGGGGCCGGCAGCCGCACTGTGAAGATAGGCAAAGAGCTCTACATCGAACGGGACGACTTCATGGAAGAACCGGTGAAGGGCTTCTTCCGCCTGTCGCCCGGCAAAGAGGTGCGCCTCAAGCACGCCTACATCATCAGGTGCAATGAAGCGGTAAAAGACGCCGCCGGCAACGTCACCGAGCTGCGCTGTTCCGTCGATATGGAAAGCCGCGGCGGAGACGCGCCCGACGGACGCAAGATAAAGGGCACGCTCCACTGGGTCTGGGCCGGGGACGCCGTAAAGGCGAAGGTCAACCTTTATGGGCATCTCTTCACCCTCCGCAATATGAACGACATGGAAGAGGGCAAGGACTACAAAGATTATCTCGACCCCCAGTCGCTTGTGGTCGCGGAGGAGGCCCTCGTCGAGCCGTCGCTCGCGCAGGCCGCGCCGCTAGACAAATTCCAGTTCCTGCGTCACGGCTACTTCTGCGCGGACAACGTCACGACGCCGGAGCGCCCCGTATTCAACCTGACGGTATCGCTGAAAGATTCCTGGGGCAGGGAGCAGAAAAAGCAGTAA
- a CDS encoding diguanylate cyclase has translation MKKTSVLIAFLFAVVVCAAAYADMPRTVKVGFFPSGRFNVYDSSGNMTGYNVDYLAHVARRAGWRVEYVRADNWSAALKMFEAGKTDILAPVQLNPERGKRYAFSIYPSGNTYGALITLSGNKDIVYEDFKKFGEIKIGCLKNYVLREEFKSYAARNGFVPRFVDFRTPPAMFAALASREVDAVATNLTAMTGRHKMLAKFSPAPFYYVTQKYNSEVLRELNEAVIALKLEDPDLENRLNRHYYGFQQTYPYSRGELDFISGAPTLNVALPADSAPLSYKNKEGDMCGIIPDIYALVSRESGLRFTFTAMGMPGGETAAIKAGGVDLIGAAVNYKGSGVDGELRQTSPFMTTSTIFAGKPGLRFTSDSRLKIAVADDVSPASEKNIRARYPNSEMIKFPSPAMCMDAVKNGVADVAANNVCVIGALLQRPKYGGIVTISTTAAEEQLTMAAAAESDPRLLSILDKTIKNFNGQAVENIINAHTIARPNAITLEDLFYKYKTTIFVMLFFLAVCLGLLCAAWEEKRKNMRLTEENAATLKNISNNINGGVITLSEMGRFCITYANDGFLGLVGYSRGEFDQKGPDKCVAYIHPDDAEEFCRRFGKDKEEGECISMELRIMNVNGSFVYTLFRGTAAKNAHGDTILYCVMLDITEEKKISARLKSEMERYQLVVEQSNDIIFDINVEDRRMLCSTKYREVFGGKERDEYPGDTFADSFTIHPDDMPVYEEMLEKQRRGEGTLIRRLRLLNKKGDFIWCDAQIYSVIKNGVPTRIVGKITDVSTEVREHERLKKLSQRDPLTGLYNKGAFKAAVETVLENSRDIGGAVFFMDLDNFKRYNDTFGHMAGDDLLRETGQKLNSLFRKDDVIGRFGGDEFCVFMTSAPRGVVEKKAQEMLEALVAGQAAPDGREIKITVSIGAALVSRDGRDYDLLMEKADTALYRAKELGKNNYVLV, from the coding sequence ATGAAAAAAACGAGCGTTCTTATTGCATTTCTTTTTGCCGTTGTCGTCTGTGCCGCCGCGTACGCCGATATGCCGAGGACGGTGAAGGTGGGGTTCTTTCCTTCGGGGCGTTTCAACGTTTATGACTCAAGCGGGAATATGACCGGTTATAATGTGGATTATCTCGCGCATGTCGCACGCCGGGCCGGATGGAGGGTGGAGTATGTAAGGGCCGACAACTGGAGCGCGGCGCTGAAGATGTTTGAGGCGGGGAAGACCGATATCCTGGCTCCCGTACAGCTTAATCCGGAGCGCGGCAAAAGGTACGCCTTCTCGATCTATCCCAGCGGCAATACATACGGCGCGCTGATCACTCTCAGCGGCAATAAGGACATCGTTTATGAGGATTTTAAAAAATTCGGCGAGATAAAGATCGGTTGTCTGAAAAACTATGTCCTTCGCGAAGAGTTCAAGAGTTACGCGGCCAGGAACGGCTTCGTCCCGCGTTTTGTGGATTTTCGGACCCCGCCCGCGATGTTCGCGGCGCTGGCGTCCCGGGAGGTCGACGCCGTGGCGACGAACCTTACGGCGATGACCGGCAGGCATAAGATGCTGGCGAAATTTTCCCCGGCGCCCTTTTACTATGTCACGCAAAAATACAACTCGGAAGTACTGCGGGAGCTGAATGAGGCTGTGATCGCGCTCAAGCTTGAGGACCCCGATCTCGAAAACAGGCTCAACCGGCATTACTACGGCTTTCAACAAACATATCCCTATTCGCGCGGCGAGCTTGATTTTATTTCCGGCGCGCCGACGCTCAATGTGGCGCTGCCGGCCGACAGCGCGCCGCTCTCCTACAAAAACAAAGAGGGCGATATGTGCGGGATAATCCCGGACATTTACGCGCTCGTCTCGCGCGAGAGCGGCCTGCGCTTCACCTTTACCGCCATGGGGATGCCGGGAGGAGAGACCGCCGCGATAAAGGCTGGCGGCGTTGATCTCATCGGCGCGGCTGTAAATTATAAGGGCAGCGGCGTCGACGGCGAGCTGCGCCAGACCTCTCCCTTCATGACCACTTCGACGATATTCGCCGGCAAACCCGGGCTGCGTTTCACCTCGGATTCTCGTCTTAAAATCGCCGTTGCCGACGATGTATCCCCGGCGAGCGAAAAAAATATCAGAGCCAGATATCCAAACAGCGAGATGATAAAATTCCCCTCCCCGGCGATGTGCATGGACGCCGTGAAGAACGGCGTCGCCGACGTTGCCGCCAATAACGTCTGCGTGATCGGCGCGCTCCTTCAGCGGCCGAAGTACGGCGGCATCGTCACGATCTCCACCACCGCCGCGGAGGAGCAGCTGACGATGGCCGCGGCGGCCGAGAGCGACCCCCGGCTGTTGTCCATCCTCGACAAGACGATCAAAAATTTTAACGGGCAGGCGGTGGAAAATATAATCAACGCCCACACCATCGCCAGGCCGAACGCGATAACGCTTGAAGACCTTTTTTATAAGTATAAGACGACGATCTTTGTAATGCTGTTTTTTCTGGCCGTCTGCCTGGGGCTGCTCTGCGCCGCCTGGGAGGAAAAGAGAAAGAATATGCGCCTTACGGAAGAGAACGCGGCCACGCTGAAGAACATATCCAACAATATCAACGGCGGCGTGATAACGCTCTCCGAAATGGGACGCTTTTGCATAACCTACGCCAATGACGGTTTTCTTGGCCTTGTGGGGTATTCGCGCGGGGAGTTCGATCAAAAGGGGCCGGATAAGTGTGTCGCCTACATTCATCCCGACGACGCGGAAGAATTTTGCCGGCGCTTCGGGAAAGACAAAGAGGAGGGCGAGTGTATCTCGATGGAGCTGCGGATCATGAACGTCAACGGCAGCTTCGTCTATACGCTGTTCAGGGGCACGGCCGCGAAAAACGCGCACGGGGACACGATCCTTTACTGCGTGATGCTGGATATTACGGAAGAGAAGAAGATAAGCGCCAGGCTAAAATCTGAAATGGAGAGATATCAACTCGTCGTTGAGCAGTCGAACGACATTATCTTTGATATCAACGTTGAAGACCGCCGTATGCTCTGTTCGACAAAATACAGGGAGGTCTTCGGCGGCAAAGAGCGGGACGAATACCCCGGAGATACGTTCGCCGACAGTTTTACCATCCATCCGGACGACATGCCGGTCTACGAAGAGATGCTGGAAAAACAGCGGCGCGGAGAGGGAACGCTGATCCGCAGGCTGCGTCTTCTGAACAAGAAAGGCGATTTTATCTGGTGCGACGCGCAGATATATTCTGTGATCAAGAACGGCGTGCCGACGCGGATCGTCGGCAAGATAACCGACGTCTCAACGGAGGTCCGCGAGCACGAGCGTCTGAAAAAACTCTCACAGAGGGACCCGCTGACCGGCCTTTACAATAAGGGCGCTTTCAAGGCGGCGGTGGAGACTGTGCTTGAGAACAGCCGCGACATTGGCGGCGCCGTCTTTTTCATGGATTTGGACAATTTCAAGAGATACAACGACACCTTCGGCCATATGGCGGGCGACGACCTGCTCCGCGAAACCGGGCAAAAGCTCAACTCGCTGTTTCGCAAGGACGACGTGATCGGCAGATTCGGCGGAGACGAATTCTGCGTCTTTATGACCTCGGCGCCTCGGGGCGTTGTGGAAAAGAAGGCTCAGGAGATGCTGGAGGCGCTTGTCGCCGGGCAAGCGGCCCCCGACGGCAGGGAGATAAAGATTACCGTCAGCATAGGGGCGGCCTTAGTTTCGCGCGACGGCAGGGATTACGACCTCCTGATGGAGAAGGCCGACACCGCGCTCTACCGCGCAAAAGAACTGGGTAAGAACAACTACGTGTTGGTCTGA
- the glsA gene encoding glutaminase A has translation MENRCDLLNEQLLNGVGNIARVMSADGKVADYIPELSLMSAELFSLSCQGIDSSLMETGDREQFFTMQSISKILALSFAIENFGRENVFRHVGMEASADSFNSLMRIEMTSSKPSNPFMNAGAIAVCSLIHKAYKEESVERLLSFMESVTGRENGFDERVFSSEKRSADRNRALAFFMKSMGFLHGDVESILDFYFALCSLRCTSGDLAKIGAMIAAGGVAVHSGERVIQKETVFTLMGLMSTCGLYNGSGEFAVRVGLPGKSGVSGGILVAVPGRIGIGVFSPALDAKGNSVAGIKALELLSEKLDLRGFGKHNR, from the coding sequence ATGGAGAATAGGTGCGATTTATTGAATGAACAGCTTTTGAACGGCGTCGGGAATATCGCCCGGGTCATGTCCGCCGACGGAAAAGTAGCGGACTATATCCCGGAACTCTCGCTAATGTCAGCGGAACTTTTCTCTCTTAGCTGCCAGGGCATCGATTCTTCGCTAATGGAGACCGGCGACAGGGAGCAGTTCTTCACCATGCAGTCCATCTCAAAAATACTCGCCCTCTCCTTCGCGATCGAGAATTTCGGCAGGGAAAACGTCTTCCGCCATGTCGGCATGGAGGCGAGCGCCGATTCCTTCAACTCTCTCATGCGTATCGAGATGACTTCATCCAAGCCCTCCAACCCGTTCATGAACGCGGGGGCGATCGCTGTCTGCTCGCTCATCCACAAAGCCTACAAAGAGGAATCCGTCGAGAGGCTCTTATCCTTTATGGAGAGTGTAACCGGCCGGGAAAACGGCTTTGACGAACGGGTATTTTCCTCGGAAAAACGCAGCGCCGACCGGAACAGGGCGCTGGCCTTCTTCATGAAGAGCATGGGATTTCTCCACGGAGACGTCGAATCCATCCTCGATTTCTATTTCGCTCTGTGCAGCCTGCGCTGTACGAGCGGCGACCTCGCTAAGATCGGCGCGATGATCGCCGCGGGAGGCGTCGCGGTCCATTCGGGGGAACGCGTCATCCAAAAGGAGACTGTCTTTACCCTCATGGGGCTGATGAGTACCTGCGGACTATATAACGGTTCGGGGGAATTCGCCGTCCGCGTCGGCCTTCCCGGCAAAAGCGGCGTCTCCGGCGGCATTCTGGTCGCCGTTCCCGGCAGGATTGGCATCGGCGTATTTTCACCGGCGCTCGACGCCAAGGGCAACTCCGTCGCGGGGATAAAGGCCCTTGAACTGCTCTCCGAAAAACTGGACCTGCGCGGCTTCGGCAAACATAACAGATGA
- a CDS encoding cupin domain-containing protein: MFVLDSQIASEELGSGAIRKIKGYIDDLMLVELTWKAGQEGVLHHHPHRQCDYVVKGSFEVTLGDEKKILGPGDCFYVKADVPHGVKALEDGGILLDIFTPMREDFIK, encoded by the coding sequence ATGTTTGTACTGGACAGTCAGATCGCGTCGGAGGAACTTGGCAGCGGCGCCATAAGAAAGATCAAGGGGTATATCGACGACCTGATGCTCGTCGAACTTACATGGAAGGCTGGGCAGGAGGGGGTACTGCACCACCACCCGCACCGCCAGTGCGATTATGTGGTGAAAGGGAGCTTCGAGGTTACCCTTGGAGACGAGAAGAAGATACTCGGCCCCGGCGACTGCTTTTATGTGAAGGCCGACGTTCCGCACGGAGTCAAGGCGCTCGAGGACGGCGGCATACTGCTTGATATATTCACGCCGATGCGTGAGGACTTTATAAAGTAA
- a CDS encoding glutamate--tRNA ligase — translation MTDKVRVRFAPSPTGSLHIGGAHTALFNWLLARRTGGTFVLRIEDTDMERSTKEYEQSILDGMRWMGLDWDEGPDRGGDYGPYRQSERMHLYKKYADRLLDEGKAYEQDGAVFFKIQPGKHIHFHDEVYGDIDVESENASVNQDGTIKDIVIMKRDGMPTYNYAVVIDDYTMGINMVIRGEDHVINTPKQLLIYDALGFAAPGFAHLPMILGKDKKKLSKRQGATSVFEYNDMGYLPDGVFNFLALLGWSPRSGEEVFSREEAVELFDIKNVTRKPAVLDIDKLNHINQEQMKRMAPGKLLEVIRPFWVRMGLPVDKFGDGYLAASLKTMGGRGQTTIQVAEYSDYFLDFAKVRERYDGGDIKEELRPKLRKIYGELLGAWGDGTPEHLHERAQEIFAANESSMKESATPMRWALTGRKVSPGVFEVASQLGKEETKKRLEFYGLV, via the coding sequence ATGACCGATAAGGTAAGAGTAAGATTCGCGCCGAGCCCGACAGGATCGCTCCACATCGGCGGAGCGCATACCGCGCTCTTCAACTGGCTGCTCGCGCGCCGCACCGGCGGGACCTTCGTCCTTCGTATCGAGGATACCGACATGGAGCGCTCGACGAAGGAATACGAGCAGAGCATCCTTGACGGTATGCGCTGGATGGGGCTCGACTGGGACGAAGGGCCGGACAGGGGCGGCGACTACGGCCCCTACCGCCAGTCAGAACGTATGCACCTCTATAAAAAATACGCCGACCGGCTGCTGGACGAGGGCAAAGCCTACGAACAGGACGGCGCCGTCTTCTTCAAAATACAGCCCGGCAAGCATATTCACTTCCACGACGAGGTCTACGGAGATATCGACGTAGAAAGCGAGAACGCCTCCGTCAACCAGGACGGCACGATAAAGGACATCGTCATTATGAAACGCGACGGCATGCCGACCTACAACTATGCCGTCGTCATCGACGACTACACGATGGGGATAAACATGGTCATCCGCGGAGAGGATCATGTGATCAACACGCCTAAGCAGCTCCTCATCTACGACGCCCTCGGCTTTGCGGCCCCGGGCTTCGCGCATCTGCCGATGATCCTCGGCAAAGACAAGAAAAAACTCTCTAAACGCCAGGGGGCGACAAGCGTCTTTGAATACAACGACATGGGCTACCTTCCCGACGGCGTATTCAACTTCCTCGCGCTGCTCGGCTGGTCGCCGAGAAGCGGCGAGGAGGTCTTCTCCCGCGAAGAGGCGGTGGAGCTCTTCGACATCAAAAACGTCACGAGAAAACCGGCTGTGCTCGACATCGACAAGCTCAACCACATAAACCAGGAGCAGATGAAGCGCATGGCGCCGGGAAAGCTGCTTGAGGTGATACGTCCCTTCTGGGTACGGATGGGCCTGCCCGTCGATAAATTCGGCGACGGCTACCTCGCCGCCTCGCTCAAGACAATGGGCGGACGCGGCCAGACGACGATACAGGTCGCCGAATACAGCGACTATTTCCTCGACTTCGCCAAAGTGCGGGAACGTTACGACGGCGGCGATATCAAAGAAGAGCTGCGCCCGAAGCTCAGAAAAATTTACGGCGAGCTTCTCGGCGCCTGGGGCGACGGCACGCCGGAACACCTCCACGAGCGGGCGCAGGAGATATTCGCCGCCAACGAGAGCTCGATGAAGGAATCCGCGACGCCGATGCGCTGGGCCCTCACAGGCCGCAAGGTCAGCCCCGGAGTATTCGAAGTGGCAAGCCAGCTCGGAAAAGAAGAGACAAAAAAGAGACTTGAGTTCTACGGCCTGGTTTGA
- a CDS encoding DNA polymerase, with the protein MKKQMLLIDGHGLAFRGFYALPENLAAADGTPTNAVLGFMNMLMKALEEWPSEGLGIFFDVKGPTKRHELFENYKEGRKPTPESFKVQLPLIVELCRLMGMPVFMREGVEADDCIVSTAAAGARGGWGVRILSADKDLFQVINGDIEVIRPSRGVTDFSLYDEENFKEKYGFEPPLMADYLALVGDAVDNIPGVPGIGDKTAKELVGRYGSLEKIYENLDTVAKARRGKLEENRELAFRSRELIVPQPTEAVPFDELTVREPDLEELLKLCRRLGLKKLTERFSGDAGQAAAGSAMGVLDGEIEASDVSLDELLASDELAAAPAALMLGGFALADRRGRCANLDLSSAEEVEKFRGWTERGTLTLYGCRTLMSLYPELPLPPFERIHDLEVANYLLHPDRGGAKGIARAIGGPLPEDQELALRLFDLYALFEPDLKKYGLEKVMLGIDLPLSKTLAKMYRTGIHADAGMLAAVEGELSRNIAAAEADIESYVGEKINLSSPKQVSQLLFERLMLPPIKKNHRGYSTDAYVLEELSKLPEPLCVVPRKIINYREESKVQTGFVQPFLKLSREGGGLIHSTFDHLSTGTGRLASKDPNVQNMPVFGEWADRFRACFTPRGVDSVFVAADYSQIELRVLADLTGEEKLIQAFRDGQDIHLETASWVFGLPSEDITPEQRRFAKVVNFGLIYGMSAFGLAQRLGIPRPEAARMVERYFSVLPKVQKYMSDSVAEAKERGYTISHFGRIRPLAEVSTIEGRGNNPLNRVAVNSPLQSTAADIAKVALFRFDDALEKEFPAAKTVLQIHDSIVCECREEEAAAVEKLLVKTMEAVDVLKVPLKAEPKRGRSLKEV; encoded by the coding sequence ATGAAAAAACAGATGTTATTGATAGACGGACACGGGCTTGCGTTCAGGGGGTTCTACGCGCTGCCGGAGAATCTTGCGGCCGCAGACGGCACGCCGACGAACGCCGTTCTCGGGTTTATGAATATGCTGATGAAGGCGCTTGAGGAATGGCCCTCGGAGGGGCTGGGGATATTCTTTGATGTAAAGGGACCCACCAAGCGGCATGAACTTTTTGAGAATTATAAAGAGGGACGCAAGCCGACGCCGGAGTCTTTCAAGGTGCAGCTGCCGCTCATCGTCGAGCTGTGCCGGCTGATGGGGATGCCGGTCTTTATGCGCGAGGGGGTGGAGGCCGACGACTGCATCGTCTCCACCGCGGCCGCCGGCGCGCGCGGCGGCTGGGGAGTGAGGATACTGTCCGCGGACAAGGACCTCTTTCAGGTGATAAACGGCGATATCGAAGTTATCCGCCCCTCGCGCGGCGTCACCGATTTCAGCCTTTACGACGAGGAAAATTTTAAAGAGAAATACGGCTTTGAGCCGCCGCTGATGGCCGACTACCTCGCGCTTGTGGGCGACGCGGTGGACAACATTCCCGGCGTTCCCGGCATCGGCGACAAGACGGCGAAGGAGCTGGTCGGCAGATACGGTTCGCTGGAAAAGATTTATGAAAACCTTGACACGGTCGCCAAAGCGCGCCGCGGCAAGCTTGAAGAGAACCGCGAGCTCGCCTTTCGCAGCCGTGAGCTGATCGTCCCGCAGCCGACCGAGGCGGTCCCCTTTGACGAACTTACGGTGCGGGAGCCGGATCTGGAAGAATTGCTGAAACTCTGCCGCCGGCTCGGGCTCAAAAAACTGACGGAGCGCTTCTCCGGCGATGCAGGGCAGGCCGCGGCCGGCTCGGCCATGGGCGTCCTTGATGGTGAGATAGAGGCGTCCGACGTTTCGCTTGACGAACTGCTCGCCTCGGATGAGCTTGCGGCCGCGCCGGCGGCGCTCATGCTGGGCGGCTTCGCTCTCGCCGACCGGAGGGGCCGGTGCGCGAACCTTGACCTGTCCTCCGCCGAAGAAGTCGAAAAATTCCGCGGCTGGACGGAGCGCGGAACGCTCACTCTGTACGGCTGCCGGACGCTGATGTCGCTTTATCCAGAGCTGCCGCTGCCGCCGTTTGAGAGGATACATGACCTGGAAGTCGCCAATTACCTGCTTCACCCCGACCGCGGCGGCGCGAAAGGCATCGCCCGCGCGATCGGCGGCCCGCTGCCGGAGGATCAGGAGCTGGCGCTGCGCCTTTTCGATCTCTACGCCCTCTTTGAGCCCGACTTAAAAAAATACGGGCTTGAGAAGGTGATGTTGGGGATAGATCTGCCTCTTTCCAAAACCCTCGCGAAGATGTACCGCACGGGGATACACGCGGACGCGGGGATGCTCGCCGCCGTTGAGGGAGAACTGTCCCGGAACATCGCCGCGGCGGAGGCGGATATCGAGAGCTATGTCGGTGAAAAGATAAACCTCTCGTCGCCAAAGCAGGTGAGCCAACTGCTGTTTGAACGGCTGATGCTGCCGCCGATAAAGAAAAACCATAGAGGCTATTCGACGGACGCCTACGTGCTCGAAGAACTCTCAAAACTGCCGGAGCCGCTCTGCGTCGTACCGCGGAAGATAATAAACTACCGCGAAGAGTCAAAGGTACAGACAGGCTTCGTGCAGCCCTTCCTGAAGTTGAGCCGCGAGGGCGGCGGCTTGATCCATTCGACCTTCGACCACCTTTCCACCGGCACCGGACGCCTGGCGAGCAAAGACCCCAACGTGCAGAACATGCCGGTATTCGGCGAGTGGGCGGACCGCTTCCGCGCCTGCTTCACCCCGCGCGGCGTTGATTCCGTCTTTGTCGCGGCGGACTATTCGCAGATAGAGCTGCGCGTCCTCGCTGACCTTACGGGGGAGGAAAAGCTGATACAGGCCTTCCGCGACGGGCAGGACATACACCTTGAGACGGCCTCATGGGTCTTTGGGCTGCCCTCGGAGGATATCACGCCGGAGCAGCGCCGCTTCGCCAAAGTGGTAAATTTCGGCCTCATATACGGTATGAGCGCCTTCGGCCTTGCGCAGCGCCTGGGGATCCCGCGCCCCGAGGCCGCCCGCATGGTGGAGAGGTATTTCAGCGTGCTGCCGAAGGTACAGAAGTATATGAGCGACAGCGTTGCGGAGGCTAAGGAGCGCGGCTATACGATCTCGCACTTCGGGAGGATACGCCCGCTTGCCGAGGTTAGCACCATCGAGGGACGCGGCAACAACCCGCTCAACCGCGTCGCGGTCAACTCCCCGCTGCAGAGCACGGCGGCCGATATCGCAAAGGTCGCCCTCTTCCGTTTCGACGACGCTCTGGAAAAGGAATTCCCCGCCGCGAAGACGGTGCTTCAGATACACGACTCCATCGTCTGCGAATGCCGCGAGGAGGAGGCGGCTGCGGTGGAGAAGCTGCTGGTCAAAACGATGGAGGCGGTGGACGTCCTCAAGGTGCCGCTCAAGGCCGAGCCGAAGCGCGGACGGTCGCTGAAAGAGGTATAG
- a CDS encoding asparaginase domain-containing protein, with the protein MKDVLIISTGGTIVSLDHGSGAVPDAEAALGVLRKAGEFLREKGYSYSVDLIFGDAGCDSSDISPAEWMRLTEKINEAVSRGVTKILVIHGTDTMAYTAAWLSLTADPAAAVVLTGSQRTPEAPDFDGEANLCGAASLLCETDCGVYIHFDGVNYEGPFVHKEDAEALAAYTSTGRGAAPRNYGRRISMPKDGGWRRAAGEMELVVLHPAALPHFEPRKIIILAGYGAGNMPQRLHRLMAEVFPDDGRRPLVIAASSCARGRKNPSFYGGVGIAELAKNKFTVFSQGSYSLEFLIALSYLSLLISPESPENILHLYLEKL; encoded by the coding sequence ATGAAAGACGTACTGATAATTTCCACAGGGGGCACAATCGTCTCCCTGGACCACGGCAGCGGAGCCGTTCCTGACGCGGAGGCGGCGCTCGGCGTTCTGCGAAAGGCGGGGGAGTTCCTCCGCGAAAAAGGATATTCTTACAGCGTGGATCTTATTTTCGGAGACGCCGGATGCGACAGCTCAGACATTTCGCCGGCTGAATGGATGCGGCTTACGGAGAAGATAAACGAAGCCGTATCGCGGGGCGTAACGAAAATCCTCGTGATCCACGGGACCGACACCATGGCCTATACCGCCGCCTGGCTCTCACTGACGGCCGACCCGGCCGCCGCCGTGGTGCTTACTGGCAGCCAGCGGACGCCGGAGGCCCCGGACTTTGATGGCGAAGCGAACCTCTGCGGCGCGGCCTCCCTTCTCTGTGAAACGGACTGCGGCGTATATATCCACTTTGACGGTGTAAACTATGAGGGGCCGTTCGTCCATAAAGAGGACGCCGAAGCGCTTGCCGCCTATACGTCGACCGGGCGCGGAGCCGCGCCGCGTAATTACGGCCGCCGGATCTCCATGCCGAAAGATGGCGGCTGGCGCAGAGCCGCCGGAGAGATGGAGCTTGTCGTTCTGCACCCGGCCGCTTTGCCGCATTTTGAACCACGAAAGATAATCATCCTCGCCGGATATGGCGCCGGAAACATGCCGCAGCGGCTGCACCGCCTGATGGCTGAAGTATTTCCGGACGACGGGCGCAGGCCGCTTGTCATCGCCGCGAGTTCCTGCGCGCGCGGCAGGAAGAACCCGTCCTTTTACGGCGGCGTCGGCATCGCGGAGCTCGCGAAAAATAAATTTACCGTTTTTAGCCAGGGAAGCTATTCCCTTGAGTTCCTTATTGCATTATCATATCTCTCATTATTGATATCTCCGGAATCTCCGGAGAATATTTTGCATTTATATCTTGAAAAACTTTAA